From a region of the Impatiens glandulifera chromosome 4, dImpGla2.1, whole genome shotgun sequence genome:
- the LOC124934848 gene encoding S-type anion channel SLAH4-like yields MPHIDSSSKIIEGEVFMQTNNLISTILTKFHAGYFKISLSLCSQALLWKTLGDPITNTDNNHFLRRALIKMLPSAASIFIWSISLLTLTSLSFIYVLKCMFKFQTVKHEFMHHVGVNYLFAPWISWLLLLQSSPFLTIFPKITNCYLALWWVFIVPILALDVKIYGQWFIKGKRYLSNVANPTCQMSVIGNLAGAWAAGRMDWRESAIFMFSLGIIHYLVLFVTLYQRLSGEKSVPTMFKPVFFLFIAAPSMGSLAWDSISGTYDNSSKMLFYLSLFLFLILVSKPSIFINSTKKFNMTWWAYPFPLTMIAIAAFEYSQEVRSTTAHLLMMVLSLISVLASVLIFLFTILNTNTFFLSSVSISQVEHLDISFSQDSSNEVDHTIPK; encoded by the exons ATGCCTCATATCGATTCTTCGTCGAAGATCATCGAAGGAGAAGTCTTCATGCAAACCAACAATCTTATCTCAACTATCCTTACCAAATTCCACGCcggttatttcaaaataagcCTCTCCTTATGCAGCCAAGCCCTCTTATGGAAAACACTAGGTGATCCCATCACAAATACCGACAACAACCATTTTCTTCGAAGAGCCTTGATCAAAATGCTTCCCTCCGCCGCCTCCATCTTCATTTGGTCAATCTCCTTACTAACCCTAACCTCACTTTCATTCATTTACGTCCTAAAATGCATGTTTAAGTTCCAAACGGTGAAACACGAGTTCATGCACCACGTCGGTGTCAATTACCTTTTCGCTCCTTGGATATCGTGGTTACTCCTTCTCCAATCCTCCCCGTTCTTAACTATATTCCCAAAGATCACCAATTGTTATTTGGCGCTATGGTGGGTTTTTATCGTACCCATTTTAGCCCTCGATGTGAAGATATACGGGCAATGGTTTATTAAAGGGAAGAGGTACTTATCGAACGTGGCTAACCCGACGTGCCAAATGTCGGTTATTGGAAACTTGGCAGGAGCTTGGGCAGCGGGGAGGATGGATTGGAGAGAAAGCGctattttcatgttttcttTGGGGATAATTCATTATCTAGTACTTTTCGTGACGTTGTACCAGAGATTGTCTGGCGAGAAATCAGTTCCTACGATGTTTAAACCAGTTTTCTTCTTGTTCATCGCAGCACCGAGTATGGGTAGCCTTGCATGGGACTCGATTTCGGGGACATATGATAACTCGTCAAAGATGTTGTTTTATCTCTCGTTATTCCTATTCCTTATCTTG GTTTCAAAGCCATCTATATTCATAAATTCTACGAAGAAATTCAACATGACATGGTGGGCTTATCCGTTCCCTTTAACAATGATAGCAATCGCGGCATTTGAATACTCACAAGAGGTGAGGAGCACGACCGCTCATTTATTGATGATGGTTCTATCTCTAATATCTGTCTTGGCATCGGTTCTTATCTTTCTATTCACTATCTTAAATACTAACACGTTCTTCTTGTCATCCGTGTCTATAAGTCAGGTCGAAcatcttgatatttcattttctcAAGACTCTTCTAATGAAGTCGATCACACCATACCCAAATAG
- the LOC124936903 gene encoding uncharacterized protein LOC124936903, producing the protein MIQLYYSAIFAEMMAILILLFKTPLRKLVVMSIDRLKRGTGPLVVKTVAGVVFLMMSITIYTITDINSRPLELLNPTDQIIQGRAMLEASLMGFMLFMLLMVDRLHHYIRELRLLRKAMEAIKTQNHGGDEGKGLNPEEIKVLGEQVSTLKGKIKQLESESTEKGKEVKAAEAGAAAQKNQIEDLLLDYDRLLKENQSLGEKLQLPLDKTVKKNT; encoded by the exons ATGATACAGCTATACTACTCGGCGATCTTCGCCGAGATGATGGCGATTCTGATCCTTCTCTTCAAAACCCCTCTAAGGAAACTCGTTGTCATGTCAATAGACCGCCTCAAACGTGGCACCGGTCCTCTCGTCGTCAAAACCGTAGCCGGTGTCGTCTTCCTCATGATGTCCATCACTATTTACACAATCACTGATATTAATAGTCGTCCGCTAGAACTCTTGAATCCCACCGACCAGATTATCCAAGGAAGAGCCATGCTTGAAGCTTCTTTAATGG GGTTCATGTTATTTATGCTGTTGATGGTGGATAGACTTCATCACTACATTAGAGAACTGAGGTTGTTAAGAAAGGCAATGGAGGCAATCAAGACTCAAAACCATGGGGGAGATGAAGGAAAAGGTTTGAATCCTGAGGAGATTAAAGTCTTGGGAGAACAGGTATCAACACTGAAAGGAAAGATCAAACAGTTGGAATCTGAATCGACAGAAAAGGGGAAGGAAGTGAAAGCTGCAGAAGCAGGGGCAGCTGCTCagaaaaatcaaattgaagatcTTCTTTTGGACTATGATCGTTTGTTGAAGGAGAATCAAAGCCTTGGAGAAAAGCTTCAGTTGCCACTTGATAAAACTGTCAAGAAGAACACATGA